The Flavobacterium faecale genome has a segment encoding these proteins:
- the miaB gene encoding tRNA (N6-isopentenyl adenosine(37)-C2)-methylthiotransferase MiaB — MEKIIDENKQGESLVLQNKPENKKKLFIESYGCAMNFSDSEIVASILSTNGYNTTQILEEADLVLVNTCSIRDKAEQTIRKRLEKYNAVKRINSKMKVGVLGCMAERLKEKFLDEEKIVDLVVGPDAYKDLPNLLSEVEEGRDAINVILSKDETYGDISPVRLMSNGITALVSITRGCDNMCTFCVVPFTRGRERSREPQSIMTEIQDLWSKGFKEITLLGQNVDSYLWYGGGLKKDFENATEMQKATAVDFDQLLEMVAVGFPKMRIRFSTSNPQDMHESVLHVIAKHPNICKHIHLPVQSGSNRILKEMNRLHTREEYMTLIDKIRSIIPDCAISQDMIAGFPTETEQDHQDTMSLMEFVKYNFGYMYSYSERPGTLAGRKMEDDVEEPTKARRLQEIVDLQQKHAWLRSEEFIGKTVEVLIEKISKKSKEEFSGRNSQSITVVFPKEDYEIGDFVNVKITSCTSGTLKGEAVGYSEMN; from the coding sequence ATGGAAAAGATTATTGACGAAAACAAACAAGGCGAAAGTCTAGTTTTACAAAATAAACCCGAAAACAAAAAAAAATTATTTATCGAAAGTTATGGTTGTGCCATGAACTTTTCGGATAGTGAAATTGTAGCTTCGATATTATCTACAAACGGATACAATACCACTCAAATATTAGAAGAAGCCGATCTTGTTTTGGTAAACACCTGCTCTATTAGAGATAAAGCAGAACAAACCATTCGAAAACGACTAGAAAAATACAATGCTGTAAAACGCATCAACTCCAAAATGAAAGTAGGCGTTTTGGGATGTATGGCAGAACGTTTGAAAGAGAAATTTCTTGATGAAGAAAAAATAGTTGATCTCGTTGTAGGCCCTGATGCTTACAAGGATTTACCCAATTTACTAAGTGAAGTTGAGGAAGGCCGTGATGCTATAAACGTAATTTTATCAAAAGACGAAACTTATGGTGATATCTCACCTGTTCGTTTAATGAGCAATGGGATAACTGCTTTGGTTTCGATCACACGTGGCTGTGACAATATGTGTACATTTTGCGTGGTTCCTTTTACTAGAGGGCGTGAGCGTAGCCGTGAACCTCAAAGTATCATGACCGAAATTCAAGATTTATGGAGTAAAGGTTTTAAAGAAATCACCCTACTCGGGCAAAACGTGGATAGCTATTTATGGTATGGTGGCGGACTGAAAAAAGATTTTGAAAACGCAACAGAAATGCAAAAAGCAACAGCGGTAGATTTTGACCAGTTACTCGAAATGGTAGCGGTAGGTTTCCCAAAGATGCGCATTCGATTCTCTACTTCAAATCCACAAGATATGCACGAAAGTGTTTTGCACGTGATCGCAAAGCACCCAAATATATGTAAGCACATTCACTTACCCGTACAATCAGGAAGTAACCGTATTTTGAAAGAAATGAACCGCTTACACACCCGCGAAGAATACATGACTTTGATTGATAAAATCAGAAGTATCATTCCGGATTGCGCTATCTCTCAAGACATGATTGCTGGTTTCCCAACAGAAACTGAGCAAGATCACCAAGATACCATGAGCTTAATGGAGTTTGTAAAATATAACTTCGGATACATGTACTCCTACTCTGAACGTCCTGGAACATTGGCCGGAAGAAAAATGGAGGACGATGTAGAAGAGCCAACCAAAGCGAGACGCCTGCAGGAAATTGTTGATTTACAGCAAAAACACGCTTGGTTACGATCTGAAGAATTTATTGGTAAAACAGTCGAGGTTTTGATCGAAAAAATTTCAAAAAAATCGAAAGAAGAGTTTTCTGGAAGAAATTCTCAGAGTATCACGGTCGTTTTCCCGAAGGAAGATTACGAGATTGGAGATTTTGTAAACGTAAAAATTACAAGTTGTACTAGCGGAACATTAAAAGGTGAAGCTGTGGGATATAGCGAAATGAATTAA
- a CDS encoding GxxExxY protein, whose protein sequence is MNDSDEYYYKKDENYEIIGLCMEVHRILGPGLLEIVYKDALEIEFKRHNIPYKREKEFSVEYKGIILPHKFYADFVVYEDIILEIKSTKDISNDHLAQTLNYMKIAKTPIGIIANFQNKSLVHKRLINS, encoded by the coding sequence ATGAATGACTCAGATGAATATTATTACAAAAAAGACGAGAACTATGAAATCATAGGTCTTTGCATGGAAGTTCATCGAATTCTAGGTCCAGGGTTATTGGAAATTGTTTACAAAGACGCCTTAGAAATAGAATTCAAAAGACACAATATACCTTATAAAAGGGAGAAAGAATTTAGTGTAGAATATAAAGGAATTATTCTACCTCATAAATTTTATGCCGATTTTGTAGTTTACGAAGATATAATTTTAGAAATAAAATCAACCAAAGATATTAGCAATGATCATCTAGCTCAAACTTTAAATTATATGAAAATCGCAAAAACTCCTATTGGAATTATTGCAAACTTTCAAAACAAATCATTAGTTCACAAGCGATTGATAAATTCATAA
- a CDS encoding sigma-54 interaction domain-containing protein, translated as MESVQNIKQRFEIIGNEPKLNRAIEKAIQVAPTDISVLVVGESGVGKESIPKIIHSLSHRKHGKYIAVNCGAIPEGTIDSELFGHEKGAFTGATSTREGYFEVANGGTIFLDEVGELPLTTQVRLLRILENGEFLKVGSSQVQKTDVRIVAATNVNLFDAIGKGKFREDLYYRLSTVDIVLPPLRERKDDIHLLFRKFAADFAHKYKMPPLKLDDGAIQLLQKFRWSGNIRQLRNVAEQISVLETNRDITAVSLQSYLPAEGSNLPSVISDKKAESDFSTERDILYKVLFDMKSDLNDLKKLTLELMKNGTAKAQDINPNLIQKIYGNQENDSEIDFEERPKTALLPPQNPEKQYEEQEDSYLFAETIEEEEVLRLEQKEIEMIKKSLEKNKGKRKAAAEELGISERTLYRKIKQFDL; from the coding sequence ATGGAATCAGTTCAAAATATAAAACAACGATTTGAGATTATTGGCAACGAGCCAAAGCTTAATCGTGCGATAGAAAAAGCTATTCAGGTTGCCCCTACCGATATTTCAGTATTGGTTGTGGGTGAAAGTGGAGTTGGAAAAGAAAGTATTCCAAAAATAATCCACTCTCTATCTCATAGAAAACATGGAAAGTACATAGCCGTAAACTGTGGAGCAATACCCGAAGGAACGATTGATAGTGAACTTTTTGGCCACGAAAAAGGAGCTTTTACAGGTGCTACAAGTACACGTGAAGGATATTTTGAGGTAGCAAACGGCGGAACCATCTTTTTGGATGAAGTAGGTGAATTGCCTCTTACCACTCAAGTTCGACTACTAAGAATTTTGGAGAATGGAGAATTCTTAAAAGTAGGATCCTCGCAAGTTCAAAAAACAGATGTACGTATAGTCGCAGCTACAAACGTCAATTTGTTTGATGCCATTGGGAAAGGTAAATTCCGTGAAGATTTATATTACCGTCTAAGTACTGTTGACATCGTCCTGCCTCCACTACGCGAACGCAAAGATGATATCCATTTATTGTTTAGAAAATTTGCGGCCGATTTTGCACACAAATACAAGATGCCTCCTTTAAAACTAGATGATGGAGCGATACAATTGTTACAAAAATTTCGCTGGAGTGGAAATATTCGTCAGCTACGAAATGTAGCAGAGCAAATTTCGGTTCTAGAAACCAATCGAGACATTACTGCTGTAAGTTTACAATCGTATTTACCTGCAGAAGGTTCTAACTTACCTTCTGTAATTAGTGATAAAAAAGCAGAAAGCGACTTTAGTACCGAAAGAGATATTTTGTACAAAGTACTTTTTGATATGAAAAGTGATCTGAATGATTTGAAGAAACTCACTTTAGAATTAATGAAAAATGGGACTGCGAAGGCTCAAGATATTAATCCTAATTTGATTCAGAAGATATATGGAAATCAAGAAAACGATAGTGAAATTGATTTTGAAGAAAGACCTAAGACTGCTTTACTTCCGCCACAAAATCCAGAAAAACAATACGAAGAACAAGAAGACAGTTATCTTTTTGCTGAAACGATAGAGGAAGAAGAAGTTTTGAGATTGGAACAAAAAGAAATTGAAATGATCAAAAAATCATTAGAAAAAAACAAAGGAAAACGAAAAGCCGCAGCAGAAGAATTAGGTATTTCGGAACGTACTTTATACCGAAAAATTAAACAATTCGATCTATAA
- a CDS encoding LptE family protein has product MKKSSYLIIAFLALFLSSCSVYNFTGTGKIDAKTFQVNFFQNNADLIEPGIDRTFTLALQEILQNQTNLNLVKNGADLTYEGEIIDYRISPMTATADQKTSQNRLKIRINVRFINKKKEADNFEKPFEFYYDYPATSQLTGTIKTAALKDIFDRITQDIFNESLAKW; this is encoded by the coding sequence ATGAAAAAATCATCCTACCTTATTATAGCATTCTTAGCTCTATTCCTGAGCAGTTGTTCCGTTTACAACTTTACTGGAACGGGTAAAATAGATGCTAAAACGTTCCAAGTTAACTTTTTCCAGAACAATGCCGACTTGATTGAGCCAGGAATCGACAGAACGTTTACCCTAGCGCTACAAGAAATTTTGCAAAATCAAACTAATTTGAATCTTGTAAAAAATGGAGCAGATTTAACGTATGAAGGTGAAATTATTGACTACAGAATAAGTCCAATGACCGCTACGGCAGATCAAAAAACCTCTCAAAACAGATTAAAAATCCGTATCAACGTTCGTTTTATCAACAAAAAGAAAGAAGCGGATAATTTTGAAAAACCATTTGAATTCTATTACGATTATCCTGCCACATCACAACTTACAGGTACAATAAAAACAGCGGCTTTAAAAGATATATTTGATCGAATCACCCAAGACATCTTTAATGAATCGCTAGCCAAATGGTAA
- the secG gene encoding preprotein translocase subunit SecG: protein MSTFSIFLVLITIVCFLLIVVIMVQNPKGGGLSSTVGGSQMLGGVQKTTDFLDRSTWTLATVLIALILLSSLSFTGSLSDTDSKIIDNTPAAAAPAPIQNAPVSPAK from the coding sequence ATGAGCACATTTTCAATTTTTTTAGTTTTGATTACAATAGTTTGTTTTCTATTGATCGTAGTAATCATGGTTCAAAACCCTAAAGGTGGTGGATTATCTTCTACAGTAGGTGGATCTCAAATGTTGGGTGGTGTACAAAAAACAACTGACTTTTTAGACAGAAGTACTTGGACACTAGCAACTGTTTTGATTGCGTTAATTTTATTATCAAGTTTAAGCTTTACAGGAAGCCTAAGCGATACTGATTCAAAAATTATTGACAATACACCTGCGGCTGCTGCACCAGCACCGATCCAAAAT